The Poecilia reticulata strain Guanapo linkage group LG13, Guppy_female_1.0+MT, whole genome shotgun sequence genome has a segment encoding these proteins:
- the LOC103474277 gene encoding vomeronasal type-2 receptor 1-like, whose product MPYMFKRGDIMIGGIFPVFNKEIRNISSFKVEPLEVMCEGFDLRAFRWTQIMIFAIDEINNDPALLPNISLGYRILDSCASPTNTVRAALTLGSEPEGMEATSPCPPAISALIAESGSSQSLAVAETLGPFQVPIVSYFSTCACLSNRAKYPTFFRTIPSDYFQAKALAALVKHFGWEWIGAIQSDNDYGRNGVLAFAEEVKKLKICIAFIGTVLRTYPPDKILKVVEMIKQSTVKVILAFVPEGDFYPLMKEIVKQNLTGIQWIASEAWITAARPSTPEMYQAFGGVLGFVVQKMDIPNLNPFLMNINPYRDPMYE is encoded by the exons ATGCCATACATGTTTAAGCGAGGTGACATAATGATAGGGGGCATTTTTCCGGTTTTCAACAAAGAAATAAGGAACATTTCTTCATTTAAGGTGGAGCCTCTTGAAGTAATGTGTGAAGG atttgatctGCGTGCTTTTCGATGGACCCAAATCATGATATTTGCAATTGACGAGATCAACAATGATCCTGCTCTCCTTCCAAACATTTCTCTTGGTTACCGGATCCTTGACTCGTGTGCTTCTCCTACCAACACCGTGCGTGCTGCTTTAACTCTGGGCAGTGAACCAGAGGGGATGGAGGCGACTTCCCCTTGTCCTCCAGCAATATCTGCCCTGATCGCAGAGTCAGGATCGTCTCAGTCCTTAGCTGTTGCTGAAACTCTTGGACCATTTCAAGTGCCAATA GTGAGTTACTTCTCAACATGCGCCTGTCTCAGTAACAGAGCTAAATACCCGACTTTCTTTCGAACAATCCCCAGCGACTACTTCCAGGCAAAGGCCTTGGCAGCTCTGGTCAAGCATTTCGGCTGGGAGTGGATCGGAGCCATACAGTCAGACAACGACTACGGACGAAACGGGGTCCTGGCGTTCGCCGAAGAGGTTAAGAAACTAAAGATCTGCATCGCTTTCATCGGTACGGTTCTTCGAACCTATCCTCCAGATAAAATTCTGAAAGTTGTAGAAATGATCAAACAATCAACCGTCAAAGTCATCCTGGCTTTTGTTCCTGAGGGTGACTTTTACCCTCTGATGAAGGAGATAGTGAAGCAGAACCTCACAGGAATTCAGTGGATCGCCAGTGAAGCGTGGATAACAGCGGCACGGCCCTCCACGCCTGAAATGTACCAAGCTTTCGGAGGAGTGTTGGGATTTGTCGTTCAGAAGATGGACATCCCAAACCTAAATCCATTTCTTATGAATATTAACCCTTACAGAGATCCAA TGTATGAGTAA
- the olfcn1 gene encoding extracellular calcium-sensing receptor has translation MIGGIFPVFNKDVSSIATFDGEPPAVTCALFDLRAFRWAQMMIFAIEEVNTDPALLPNISLGYRILNSCSSPTNTLRAALTLARSQNEKETFSGCSPAVSAVIAEAGSSQSLAVAGILGPFQVPVSYFSTCACLSNRAKYPTFFRTIPSDYFQAKALAALVKHFGWEWIGAIQSDNDYGRNGVLAFKEEVTKFGICIAFVGTVLRTYPQEKILKVVEMIKQSTVKVILAFTPEGDFSPLMREVVKHNITGIQWLASEAWITAPQPSTPEMYRAFGGALGFVVQKMNIPNLNPFLMNINPYRDPSEPFVKDFWEIMVTYHLQRVNFRNRFGDDVFFDENGNPPASYDVINWQLRNGQVPASVCSNACPAGTRKAQIKGKPVCCFDCVPCAEGSIANSTECTACPQDYWSNERKDGCIPKTVEFLAYHEPMGVALTAVALLGASLSLLTMIVFIHYRETPVIKASNSELSCFLLFSLFLCFLCPLTFIGKPTVWTCMLRHTAFGVTFALCISCVLGKTIVVVTAFKVVHPNNKPAVGQFGPIQQRIIVCSCTLVQVIICILWLKLNPPFPDRVFKYNSKKIVLECNTGSEVAFYAVLGYIGILSVICLVLAFLARKLPDNFNEAKCITFSMLIFCAVWITFIPAYISSPGKFTVAVEIFAILSSAFGLLISIFAPKCYIILVKPEKNTRKHVMGKK, from the exons ATGATAGGGGGAATTTTCCCAGTTTTCAACAAGGATGTCAGCAGCATTGCTACATTTGACGGGGAACCTCCTGCAGTGACGTGTGCCCT GTTTGACCTTCGGGCTTTTCGATGGGCCCAAATGATGATATTTGCAATAGAAGAGGTCAACACAGATCCTGCTCTCCTGCCTAACATCTCTCTGGGTTACAGGATTCTCAATTCCTGTTCATCTCCTACAAATACTTTACGAGCCGCACTAACGCTGGCAAgaagtcaaaatgaaaaagaaacattttctggctGTTCTCCAGCTGTATCCGCAGTAATCGCGGAGGCAGGATCTTCTCAGTCCCTGGCGGTCGCTGGAATTCTTGGACCTTTTCAAGTCCCA GTGAGTTACTTCTCAACATGCGCCTGTCTCAGTAACAGAGCTAAATACCCGACTTTCTTTCGAACAATCCCGAGCGACTACTTCCAGGCGAAAGCCTTGGCAGCTCTGGTCAAGCATTTCGGCTGGGAGTGGATCGGAGCCATACAGTCAGACAACGACTACGGACGAAACGGGGTTCTGGCTTTTAAAGAGGAAGTTACAAAGTTTGGGATTTGCATTGCTTTTGTTGGGACGGTTCTGCGAACGTACCCTCAGGAAAAGATCCTGAAAGTTGTAGAAATGATCAAACAGTCGACCGTCAAAGTCATCCTGGCTTTTACGCCTGAGGGCGACTTTTCTCCTTTGATGAGGGAGGTTGTGAAGCACAACATCACTGGAATACAGTGGCTCGCTAGTGAAGCATGGATCACAGCACCTCAGCCTTCAACCCCGGAAATGTACCGAGCTTTCGGCGGAGCGTTGGGATTTGTCGTTCAGAAGATGAACATCCCAAACCTAAATCCATTTCTTATGAATATTAACCCTTACAGAGATCCAAGTGAGCCTTTTGTGAAGGACTTTTGGGAGATAATG GTTACCTATCACCTGCAAAGAGTAAAYTTCAGGAATCGGTTTGGAGACGACGTGTTTTTTGACGAGAACGGCAACCCTCCTGCTTCSTACGACGTCATTAACTGGCAGCTCAGAAACGGACAG GTTCCAGCGTCGGTGTGCTCAAATGCTTGTCCAGCAGGAACCAGGAAGGCTCAGATCAAGGGGAAACCAGTGTGTTGTTTTGACTGCGTTCCATGTGCAGAGGGATCCATCGCCAACTCAACAG AGTGCACGGCCTGTCCACAGGACTACTGGTCCAATGAGAGAAAAGATGGATGCATTCCAAAGACGGTCGAGTTTCTGGCGTATCACGAGCCCATGGGTGTGGCACTCACAGCCGTGGCTTTGCTGGGTGCCTCCCTGTCTCTGCTCACCATGATCGTTTTTATCCACTACAGAGAAACTCCTGTGATAAAAGCCAGCAACTCAGAGCTGAGCTGCTTCTTgctgttttctctcttcctgTGCTTCCTCTGCCCTCTCACCTTCATCGGCAAACCCACAGTCTGGACCTGCATGCTACGCCACACTGCTTTCGGTGTGACATTCGCGCTCTGCATCTCCTGCGTTCTGGGAAAAACCATTGTCGTCGTGACAGCGTTCAAAGTCGTACACCCCAACAACAAACCAGCAGTGGGGCAGTTCGGTCCGATCCAGCAAAGAATTATCGTTTGCTCCTGCACTTTGGTTCAAGTAATTATCTGCATATTGTGGCTGAAGCTAAATCCACCATTTCCCGACAGGGTTTTTAAATACAACAGCAAGAAGATTGTGCTGGAATGCAACACGGGGTCAGAGGTCGCTTTCTATGCTGTACTGGGATACATCGGGATTCTTTCAGTGATATGTTTGGTTCTTGCATTTCTAGCCAGAAAACTGCCCGATAATTTTAACGAAGCCAAATGTATCACGTTCAGCATGCTGATWTTCTGCGCCGTCTGGATCACTTTTATCCCAGCGTACATCAGCTCTCCTGGAAAGTTCACTGTAGCCGTGGAAATATTCGCAATCTTGTCATCAGCATTTGGCTTATTAATAAGTATTTTTGCGCCTAAATGTTACATAATCTTGGTGAAgccagagaaaaacacaaggaaacatgtcatggggaaaaaataa